A genomic stretch from Penicillium digitatum chromosome 4, complete sequence includes:
- a CDS encoding putative endo-xylogalacturonan hydrolase A domain protein: protein MACVQDIHIARSSSCLLCRQAPTPGTTILDLSQNLLVVPECKTQIIDKYEYLPLIKDSDGPISGVFHDGFDPASNYVSEFGVTCSRSCRGGASDLLPIDIRLEPPAVPPGRGSIASTWYMTKASLNGLVKVQVCRNQYQSHHPISGLLLFFTDEHVESLRQAHWDYDLSQEILMPMYVEKGTIGGRAYIKDI, encoded by the exons ATGGCTTGTGTACAAGACATTCACATCGCCAGGTCTTCTTCATGCTTGCTGTGCCGACAAGCTCCAACTCCAGGAACGACAATCCTCG ACCTGAGTCAAAACCTGCTTGTTGTTCCAGAGTGCAAAACTCAAATTATCGATAAATATGAGTACCTTCCTCTGATCAAGGATAGCGATGGCCCTATCTCAGGTGTCTTCCATGATGGATTTGACCCAGCTTCCAATTACGTTTCAGAATTTGGAGTTACCTGCAGTCGCTCGTGTCGGGGCGGAGCCTCAGACCTGCTTCCCATCGATATTCGTCTTGAACCCCCGGCAGTTCCTCCCGGCCGAGGCTCAATAGCGAGTACTTGGTATATGACAAAAGCTTCACTCAATGGTCTTGTCAAGGTGCAGGTCTGCAGAAATCAGTATCAGTCACATCATCCAATATCGGGTCTGCTGCTGTTTTTCACTGACGAGCATGTCGAATCGCTCAGGCAGGCGCACTGGGACTACGATCTAAGTCAAGAGATTCTCATGCCTATGTACGTCGAAAAAGGTACCATCGGTGGACGAGCTTACATCAAGGACATCTGA
- a CDS encoding Alkaline-phosphatase-like, core domain, translated as MIVTRFHHPQRLILSILVLSGLCSKLLHIYQHRSLPLYLLALYFPTFFIEEIFLFVTIWILLYSTSGRWSVAAVVGSAIVASIDLLATSSQLSFYSQTGSEIRWDAARSVGTSRQGMNLIMSGLVPMATATTVITVASWLMAPGIWNAMTRWLCSLTNIGDAKTSAVLPGPSDLRNLVSKKYRLWTLVCTGITIGLWLIRPPVPYNHLTGALPFIMLGEHSRARRMTIETFPLPELLAERYREPANGYYRGWAPTLNDSGNIAYGNNKPAWAQGPLPAAFERWIVNPDSNTTEIILGASNSTVRSVPKRGKKVSKSKSHRKKAKPRHYFYNPVQDPMRISNFDLEPLIPLQEALKDHAIPINHIVFVFLESGRKDLFPLKNDSRLYNQIRKSHELYDEQDEADLHDKLSQITPVAEMLTGEQSGFGTSVNSTNPGLGGLSFDGILSGSTLSAKSRLVNYCGLAPLPVDFMHENGIIPYQPCLMHIMDLFNQRKNSSASANSSISGNSTNSYLERQWQTIYAQSVTGQFQGQALLMDLLGFNQTLYSEDINVKDAKYFHEEMQKINYFGYAETEARPYIKDLIDETLRQKKRLFLSHFTSTTHHPWGTPEGWNREKYFGNVRKSQREPMDDFLNANRFVDTWLGDLMGMLGEAGIANETLTVFVGDHGQAFRGDCPVTGTYHNPHISNFRVPLLFHHPLLPRMHLNVNGSAVSILPTILDLLVNTNSLNADDTEIALDLMNEYEGQSLIRPYRTSHNGREAWNMGVINAGGSMLSVGSAAVPWRLSLPLNNDFEYRFTDLSEDPYELDPVASWTMPALAAEIYSKHGPDASNWAQKAEKVGLWWVAERKKLWNYSDSDE; from the exons ATGATTGTCACTCGTTTTCATCATCCGCAGCGCTTGATTTTATCTATTTTGGTGCTGTCCGGTCTCTGTTCCAAATTGCTTCACATATACCAACATCGATCTCTTCCCCTATACCTTTTGGCCCTCTATTTTCCAACCTTCTTCATTGAGGAGATCTTTCTATTCGTTACAATATGGATTCTCTTATATTCAACCTCCGGTCGGTGGTCAGTGGCCGCCGTTGTCGGCTCGGCGATTGTCGC ATCCATTGATTTGTTAGCAACGTCTTCGCAACTTAGCTTCTATTCACAGACCGGCAGTGAAATTCGATGGGATGCAGCCAGGTCCGTCGGCACCAGTCGGCAGGGAATGAACTTGATAATGAGCGGACTGGTCCCTATGGCTACCGCTACAACAGTGATCACGGTAGCTTCCTGGCTTATGGCTCCAGGGATCTGGAATGCCATGACTCGCTGGCTATGCTCCCTCACTAATATTGGAGATGCCAAGACTTCCGCCGTGTTACCGGGGCCTTCAGATCTGAGAAATCTAGTGTCGAAAAAATATCGCCTTTGGACGCTTGTGTGTACTGGTATCACGATCGGACTCTGGCTTATCCGCCCACCAGTCCCATACAATCATTTGACGGGAGCTCTACCCTTCATCATGCTTGGCGAACACTCTCGAGCTCGTCGGATGACCATCGAAACATTCCCACTGCCTGAGTTGCTGGCGGAGCGATATCGTGAGCCTGCAAATGGGTACTATAGGGGGTGGGCACCGACATTGAATGACTCGGGTAACATTGCCTATGGAAATAACAAGCCAGCCTGGGCGCAAGGCCCTCTACCTGCTGCGTTTGAGAGATGGATTGTGAACCCCGATTCGAACACGACCGAAATCATCTTAGGAGCCTCTAACTCGACCGTTCGAAGCGTGCCGAAGAGAGGCAAAAAAGTATCCAAGTCTAAAAGCCATAGAAAGAAAGCAAAACCGCGACACTACTTCTATAATCCCGTTCAGGATCCCATGAGGATAAGCAACTTTGACCTGGAACCACTTATTCCCCTGCAGGAGGCTCTGAAGGACCATGCCATTCCGATCAATCATATCGTCTTTGTGTTCTTGGAAAGTGGTAGAAAGGACCTATTCCCCCTCAAAAACGATTCTCGCTTATACAACCAAATCCGCAAATCACATGAATTATACGATGAGCAGGATGAAGCTGATCTACATGACAAGCTGTCTCAGATTACTCCCGTAGCAGAGATGCTTACAGGGGAGCAATCTGGCTTCGGCACCTCGGTTAATTCTACGAATCCCGGACTGGGTGGTCTCAGCTTCGACGGGATATTGTCCGGTAGCACTCTCTCTGCGAAATCCCGTCTTGTCAACTACTGTGGTCTTGCACCGCTCCCAGTGGACTTTATGCATGAAAATGGCATTATTCCATACCAGCCTTGTCTGATGCATATCATGGATCTATTCAACCAGCGCAAGAACTCTTCTGCCTCTGCAAACTCCTCTATCTCTGGGAATTCCACCAACAGTTATCTAGAACGGCAGTGGCAAACCATTTATGCGCAGTCTGTCACTGGACAGTTCCAGGGACAGGCTCTGCTTATGGATCTGCTCGGTTTCAACCAGACATTGTACTCGGAAGACATCAATGTGAAGGACGCCAAATATTTCCATGAGGAAATGCAAAAGATCAACTATTTCGG TTATGCTGAAACCGAGGCCCGCCCCTATATCAAAGACTTGATCGACGAAACACTTCGTCAGAAAAAGAGACTCTTCCTTTCGCATTTCACCAGCACCACTCACCACCCTTGGGGTACACCCGAAGGCTGGAATCGAGAAAAATATTTCGGCAATGTCCGCAAATCACAACGCGAACCCATGGACGACTTCCTCAACGCCAACCGCTTCGTCGACACATGGCTCGGTGACTTGATGGGCATGTTGGGAGAAGCCGGTATCGCCAACGAGACCTTGACGGTCTTTGTTGGAGACCA CGGCCAAGCATTTAGAGGAGACTGTCCCGTCACAGGAACCTACCACAACCCACATATCAGCAACTTCCGCGTACCCTTACTATTCCACCACCCCTTACTACCCCGCATGCACCTCAATGTCAACGGCAGCGCCGTATCTATCCTCCCGACAatcctcgatctcctcgtgaacaccaactccctcaaTGCAGACGACACCGAAATTGCCCTGGATCTGATGAACGAGTATGAGGGACAGTCCCTCATCCGGCCATACCGTACCTCGCACAATGGCCGCGAAGCCTGGAACATGGGTGTCATTAATGCCGGTGGCTCAATGCTTAGTGTTGGCTCTGCTGCTGTGCCCTGGCGTCTCAGCCTACCATTGAACAATGACTTCGAGTACCGGTTCACGGACTTGAGTGAGGACCCGTATGAGCTTGATCCTGTTGCCTCCTGGACTATGCCTGCGCTTGCTGCGGAGATTTATTCCAAGCATGGGCCTGACGCTTCTAATTGGGCTCAGAAGGCTGAGAAGGTCGGTCTTTGGTGGGTTGCTGAGCGGAAGAAACTTTGGAATTATAGTGATTCTGATGAGTGA